The following are encoded together in the Drosophila biarmipes strain raj3 chromosome 3L, RU_DBia_V1.1, whole genome shotgun sequence genome:
- the LOC108028243 gene encoding T-box transcription factor TBX6, with amino-acid sequence MLSMQELMDMRMQQQLAHEIYRQQIMQRIPDPFPSMLPFNMPHHQQAQMMLPSRPTLPGVEAKLENNDLWQQFHKIGTEMIITKSGRRMFPSMRVSLSGLEEEASYCVLLEMVPIGDCRYKFSGSQWVPAGGAEPQSPQRMYLHPDSPATGAHWQSQALLFNKVKLTNNTLDSSGHIVLASMHKYQPRLHIIRSSELTQLPWAPQQAFVFPETEFVAVTAYQNDRITKLKIDNNPFAKGFRESGQSRCKRKMNSSGNSSLESEDDGSSVSSCDSPQAKRQRQDFEQDSTGSVSPAYYGAPPAPSSMSPFLRHPLSYGPSGASGLPPNLAAAYFGAVPPQVLPMPPATFVPSPAPVSPVAPQPVGSSTPTTSPRPSTSTKRNSFSISAILAY; translated from the exons ATGCTTTCCATGCAAGAGCTGATGGATATGcggatgcagcagcagctggcccACGAGATTTACCGCCAGCAGATCATGCAGCGCATTCCAG ATCCCTTCCCATCGATGCTGCCATTCAACATGCCCCACCACCAGCAGGCGCAAATGATGCTGCCCAGCCGCCCCACCCTGCCCGGCGTGGAGGCCAAGCTGGAGAACAACGATCTGTGGCAGCAGTTCCATAAAATCGGCACCGAGATGATCATCACAAAGAGCGGCCG ACGCATGTTCCCCTCGATGCGGGTCTCGCTCAGCGGcctggaggaggaggccagCTATTGCGTGCTCCTCGAGATGGTGCCCATCGGCGACTGCCGCTACAAGTTCTCCGGCTCCCAGTGGGTTCCGGCCGGAGGAGCCGAGCCCCAGAGCCCCCAGCGGATGTACCTGCATCCGGACAGCCCGGCCACCGGTGCCCACTGGCAGTCCCAGGCCCTGCTCTTCAACAAGGTCAAGTTGACCAACAACACCCTGGACAGCAGCGGACAT ATCGTTTTGGCCAGCATGCACAAGTACCAGCCGCGCCTGCACATCATCCGCAGCAGCGAGCTCACCCAGCTTCCTTGGGCTCCTCAGCAGGCGTTCGTTTTCCCGGAGACGGAGTTCGTGGCTGTCACGGCCTATCAG AACGATCGCATTACCAAACTGAAGATCGACAACAACCCCTTCGCCAAGGGCTTCCGCGAGTCGGGTCAGTCCCGCTGCAAGAGGAAGATGAACAGCAGTGGCAACTCCAGCCTGGAGTCGGAGGACGATGGCTCCAGTGTGAGCAGCTGCGACTCCCCGCAGGCGAAGCGTCAGCGCCAGGACTTTGAGCAGGACTCAACGGGCAGCGTATCGCCAGCTTACTACGGAGCACCCCCAGCACCCAGCTCCATGTCCCCGTTTCTCCGTCATCCCTTGAGCTATGGACCCAGTGGAGCTTCCGGACTGCCGCCCAACCTTGCAGCTGCCTACTTTGGTGCCGTTCCTCCCCAGGTGCTACCCATGCCGCCAGCCACATTTGTGCCCTCTCCAGCCCCAGTCAGTCCTGTGGCTCCACAACCAGTTGGCTCCAGCACACCCACCACATCGCCGAGGCCTTCGACCTCCACCAAGCGAAACAGCTTCAGCATTTCCGCCATTTTGGCCTATTGA
- the LOC108031194 gene encoding arginine kinase, with protein MLLNFKARLELQLLGRCTRLAISRYASKGGGKIDKEVLQQMEEGYKKLAESNSKSLLKKHLTKEIFEKLKTQTTPSFNSTLMHCISSGLCNHDSGMGVYAPDPEAYKVFADLFDPLIEDYHKCFRKTDKQPALNFGKGKDFENLDPDGNFIVSTRVRCGRAVKGYPFNPCLTEQDYGELQSKICGAVMTLSGEYKGKYLPLTGMDKCVQEQLIADHFLFKEGDRFLAAAGASRYWPTGRGIFLNEAKNFLVWCNEEDHIRIISMEKGGDLGKVYDRMVGGVEALGKQLEFNRDERLGFLTFCPTNLGTSIRASVHIRLPSLMCQPEEMKQLAEKYRLQIRGTSGEHSEAKDGVHDISNQRRMGLTEYEIIKEMHDGIKGLIEAECKARNS; from the coding sequence ATGctgttaaattttaaagccCGGCTGGAACTTCAGCTACTGGGTAGATGCACGCGCCTGGCAATCAGCCGCTATGCCAGCAAAGGTGGCGGTAAGATCGACAAGGAGGTCCTGCAGCAAATGGAAGAGGGCTACAAGAAGCTGGCCGAGTCCAACTCCAAGTCGCTGCTGAAGAAGCACCTGACGAAGGAGATCTTCGAGAAGCTGAAGACGCAGACCACTCCCTCCTTCAACTCCACCCTGATGCACTGCATCAGCTCGGGACTGTGTAATCATGACTCCGGCATGGGTGTGTACGCCCCCGACCCGGAGGCATATAAGGTATTTGCTGATCTCTTTGATCCCCTAATCGAGGACTACCACAAGTGCTTCAGGAAGACGGACAAGCAGCCGGCGCTCAATTTTGGCAAGGGCAAGGACTTCGAGAACCTGGATCCCGACGGCAACTTCATCGTTTCCACTCGGGTGCGCTGCGGAAGAGCCGTCAAGGGATATCCCTTCAATCCCTGCCTGACGGAGCAGGACTACGGGGAACTGCAGAGCAAGATCTGTGGGGCGGTGATGACCCTAAGCGGGGAATACAAAGGCAAATACTTGCCCTTGACTGGAATGGACAAGTGTGTCCAGGAGCAGCTCATCGCTGATCACTTTCTGTTCAAGGAGGGCGATCGGTTTTTGGCTGCCGCTGGGGCCTCTCGCTATTGGCCCACCGGACGCGGCATCTTCCTAAACGAGGCCAAGAACTTCCTGGTCTGGTGCAACGAGGAGGACCACATACGCATCATCTCGATGGAGAAGGGCGGCGACCTGGGCAAGGTCTACGATCGCATGGTGGGCGGCGTGGAGGCCCTCGGCAAGCAGCTCGAGTTCAACAGGGATGAACGTCTGGGCTTCCTGACATTCTGCCCCACCAACCTGGGCACCTCCATACGCGCCTCGGTCCACATAAGGCTGCCCAGTCTCATGTGCCAGCCGGAGGAGATGAAACAGCTGGCAGAGAAGTACCGCCTGCAAATACGCGGCACGTCGGGGGAGCACTCGGAGGCCAAGGACGGGGTGCACGATATATCCAACCAGCGGCGAATGGGACTCACCGAGTACGAGATTATCAAGGAGATGCACGATGGGATCAAGGGGCTGATAGAGGCTGAATGTAAGGCAAGGAACTCTTAG
- the LOC108029789 gene encoding arginine kinase isoform X1, whose protein sequence is MFALWYLTFAVDEIRKRLAWLFSSNKPAAPALDDKPANPAKEPASAPAPKPAAVPAPKPEPPKPAPVVAKPTPVPVPAAAPVPPKEEAPAPAPKPKPNPVPAPVVAPPKPTPPPAKPSSPPKQADKMPIPLPKSLTEANTNGQNGNAANGEAPGNVDERVFGIQKEEKVLPTAKEATNDFIKGETNAFIQSIKEAQQLGERKQDTMVDAAVLAKLEEGYAKLAASDSKSLLKKYLTKEVFDNLKNKVTPTFKSTLLDVIQSGLENHDSGVGIYAPDAEAYTVFADLFDPIIEDYHGGFKKTDKHPASNFGDVATFGNVDPTNEYVISTRVRCGRSMQGYPFNPCLTEAQYKEMEGKVSSTLSGLEGELKGKFYPLTGMEKAVQQQLIDDHFLFKEGDRFLQAANACRFWPSGRGIYHNDAKTFLVWCNEEDHLRIISMQQGGDLGQIYKRLVTAVNEIEKRVPFSHDDRLGFLTFCPTNLGTTIRASVHIKVPKLASNKAKLEEVAAKYNLQVRGTRGEHTEAEGGVYDISNKRRMGLTEFEAVKEMYDGITELIKLEKSL, encoded by the exons ATGTTCGCTTTGTGGTACCTAACATTTGCTGTCGATGAAATACG CAAACGTTTAGCTTGGTTATTTAGTTCTAACAAGCCTGCAGCGCCAGCGCTCGACGACAAGCCAGCAAATCCCGCCAAGGAGCCTGcatctgctcctgctcccaaaCCCGCCGCAGTTCCTGCTCCAAAGCCAGAACCTCCGAAACCTGCGCCCGTCGTAGCCAAACCCACTCCGGTTCCAGTTCCTGCTGCAGCTCCAGTTCCCCCCAAGGAAGAGGCTCCTGCACCTGCTCCGAAACCCAAACCGAATCCTGTGCCTGCACCCGTAGTTGCCCCGCCCAAGCCAACTCCTCCGCCAGCTAAGCCCAGCAGTCCGCCCAAGCAAGCCGACAAGATGCCCATCCCATTGCCGAAATCCCTGACGGAGGCCAACACCAACGGCCAAAATGGCAATGCAGCCAATGGGGAAGCTCCTGGAAATGTGGATGAGCGGGTTTTCGGCATCCAAAAGGAAGAGAAGGTGCTGCCTACGGCCAAGGAAGCCACCAATGACTTCATTAAGGGTGAAACCAATGCCTTTATCCAGTCCATCAAGGAGGCGCAGCAGCTGGGCGAGCG CAAACAAGACACCATGGTTGATGCCGCTGTTCTCGCTAAACTGGAGGAGGGTTACGCCAAGCTGGCTGCCTCCGACTCCAAGTCGCTGTTGAAGAAGTACCTGACCAAGGAGGTCTTCGACAACCTGAAGAACAAGGTCACGCCCACCTTCAAGTCGACCCTGCTGGATGTGATCCAGTCCGGCCTGGAGAACCACGACTCCGGCGTGGGCATCTACGCCCCCGATGCCGAGGCTTACACAGTGTTCGCCGACCTGTTCGACCCCATCATCGAGGACTACCATGGTGGCTTCAAGAAGACCGACAAGCACCCGGCCTCCAACTTCGGCGATGTGGCCACCTTCGGCAACGTTGACCCCACCAACGAGTACGTGATCTCCACTCGCGTGCGTTGCGGTCGCTCCATGCAGGGCTACCCCTTCAACCCCTGCCTGACCGAGGCCCAGTACAAGGAGATGGAGGGCAAGGTCAGCAGCACCCTGTCCGGTCTGGAGGGCGAGCTGAAGGGCAAGTTCTACCCCCTGACTGGCATGGAGAAGGccgtgcagcagcagctgatcGACGATCACTTCCTGTTCAAGGAGGGCGACCGTTTCCTGCAGGCCGCCAACGCCTGCCGCTTCTGGCCCAGCGGCCGTGGCATCTACCACAACGATGCCAAGACCTTCCTGGTCTGGTGCAACGAGGAGGACCATCTCCGCATCATCTCCATGCAGCAGGGCGGTGATCTGGGCCAGATCTACAAGCGTCTGGTGACCGCCGTCAACGAGATCGAGAAGCGTGTGCCCTTCAGCCACGACGACCGTCTCGGCTTCCTGACCTTCTGCCCCACCAACCTGGGTACCACCATCCGTGCCTCCGTGCACATCAAGGTGCCCAAGCTGGCCTCCAACAAGGCCAAGCTGGAGGAGGTTGCCGCCAAGTACAACCTGCAGGTGCGCGGAACCCGCGGTGAGCACACCGAGGCCGAGGGCGGTGTCTACGACATCTCCAACAAGCGTCGCATGGGTCTGACCGAATTCGAAGCCGTCAAGGAGATGTACGATGGCATCACCGAGCTGATTAAGCTCGAGAAGAGCCTGTAA
- the LOC108029789 gene encoding arginine kinase isoform X4, whose protein sequence is MVDAAVLAKLEEGYAKLAASDSKSLLKKYLTKEVFDNLKNKVTPTFKSTLLDVIQSGLENHDSGVGIYAPDAEAYTVFADLFDPIIEDYHGGFKKTDKHPASNFGDVATFGNVDPTNEYVISTRVRCGRSMQGYPFNPCLTEAQYKEMEGKVSSTLSGLEGELKGKFYPLTGMEKAVQQQLIDDHFLFKEGDRFLQAANACRFWPSGRGIYHNDAKTFLVWCNEEDHLRIISMQQGGDLGQIYKRLVTAVNEIEKRVPFSHDDRLGFLTFCPTNLGTTIRASVHIKVPKLASNKAKLEEVAAKYNLQVRGTRGEHTEAEGGVYDISNKRRMGLTEFEAVKEMYDGITELIKLEKSL, encoded by the coding sequence ATGGTTGATGCCGCTGTTCTCGCTAAACTGGAGGAGGGTTACGCCAAGCTGGCTGCCTCCGACTCCAAGTCGCTGTTGAAGAAGTACCTGACCAAGGAGGTCTTCGACAACCTGAAGAACAAGGTCACGCCCACCTTCAAGTCGACCCTGCTGGATGTGATCCAGTCCGGCCTGGAGAACCACGACTCCGGCGTGGGCATCTACGCCCCCGATGCCGAGGCTTACACAGTGTTCGCCGACCTGTTCGACCCCATCATCGAGGACTACCATGGTGGCTTCAAGAAGACCGACAAGCACCCGGCCTCCAACTTCGGCGATGTGGCCACCTTCGGCAACGTTGACCCCACCAACGAGTACGTGATCTCCACTCGCGTGCGTTGCGGTCGCTCCATGCAGGGCTACCCCTTCAACCCCTGCCTGACCGAGGCCCAGTACAAGGAGATGGAGGGCAAGGTCAGCAGCACCCTGTCCGGTCTGGAGGGCGAGCTGAAGGGCAAGTTCTACCCCCTGACTGGCATGGAGAAGGccgtgcagcagcagctgatcGACGATCACTTCCTGTTCAAGGAGGGCGACCGTTTCCTGCAGGCCGCCAACGCCTGCCGCTTCTGGCCCAGCGGCCGTGGCATCTACCACAACGATGCCAAGACCTTCCTGGTCTGGTGCAACGAGGAGGACCATCTCCGCATCATCTCCATGCAGCAGGGCGGTGATCTGGGCCAGATCTACAAGCGTCTGGTGACCGCCGTCAACGAGATCGAGAAGCGTGTGCCCTTCAGCCACGACGACCGTCTCGGCTTCCTGACCTTCTGCCCCACCAACCTGGGTACCACCATCCGTGCCTCCGTGCACATCAAGGTGCCCAAGCTGGCCTCCAACAAGGCCAAGCTGGAGGAGGTTGCCGCCAAGTACAACCTGCAGGTGCGCGGAACCCGCGGTGAGCACACCGAGGCCGAGGGCGGTGTCTACGACATCTCCAACAAGCGTCGCATGGGTCTGACCGAATTCGAAGCCGTCAAGGAGATGTACGATGGCATCACCGAGCTGATTAAGCTCGAGAAGAGCCTGTAA
- the LOC108029789 gene encoding arginine kinase isoform X3 has protein sequence MFALWYLTFAVDEIRKQDTMVDAAVLAKLEEGYAKLAASDSKSLLKKYLTKEVFDNLKNKVTPTFKSTLLDVIQSGLENHDSGVGIYAPDAEAYTVFADLFDPIIEDYHGGFKKTDKHPASNFGDVATFGNVDPTNEYVISTRVRCGRSMQGYPFNPCLTEAQYKEMEGKVSSTLSGLEGELKGKFYPLTGMEKAVQQQLIDDHFLFKEGDRFLQAANACRFWPSGRGIYHNDAKTFLVWCNEEDHLRIISMQQGGDLGQIYKRLVTAVNEIEKRVPFSHDDRLGFLTFCPTNLGTTIRASVHIKVPKLASNKAKLEEVAAKYNLQVRGTRGEHTEAEGGVYDISNKRRMGLTEFEAVKEMYDGITELIKLEKSL, from the exons ATGTTCGCTTTGTGGTACCTAACATTTGCTGTCGATGAAATACG CAAACAAGACACCATGGTTGATGCCGCTGTTCTCGCTAAACTGGAGGAGGGTTACGCCAAGCTGGCTGCCTCCGACTCCAAGTCGCTGTTGAAGAAGTACCTGACCAAGGAGGTCTTCGACAACCTGAAGAACAAGGTCACGCCCACCTTCAAGTCGACCCTGCTGGATGTGATCCAGTCCGGCCTGGAGAACCACGACTCCGGCGTGGGCATCTACGCCCCCGATGCCGAGGCTTACACAGTGTTCGCCGACCTGTTCGACCCCATCATCGAGGACTACCATGGTGGCTTCAAGAAGACCGACAAGCACCCGGCCTCCAACTTCGGCGATGTGGCCACCTTCGGCAACGTTGACCCCACCAACGAGTACGTGATCTCCACTCGCGTGCGTTGCGGTCGCTCCATGCAGGGCTACCCCTTCAACCCCTGCCTGACCGAGGCCCAGTACAAGGAGATGGAGGGCAAGGTCAGCAGCACCCTGTCCGGTCTGGAGGGCGAGCTGAAGGGCAAGTTCTACCCCCTGACTGGCATGGAGAAGGccgtgcagcagcagctgatcGACGATCACTTCCTGTTCAAGGAGGGCGACCGTTTCCTGCAGGCCGCCAACGCCTGCCGCTTCTGGCCCAGCGGCCGTGGCATCTACCACAACGATGCCAAGACCTTCCTGGTCTGGTGCAACGAGGAGGACCATCTCCGCATCATCTCCATGCAGCAGGGCGGTGATCTGGGCCAGATCTACAAGCGTCTGGTGACCGCCGTCAACGAGATCGAGAAGCGTGTGCCCTTCAGCCACGACGACCGTCTCGGCTTCCTGACCTTCTGCCCCACCAACCTGGGTACCACCATCCGTGCCTCCGTGCACATCAAGGTGCCCAAGCTGGCCTCCAACAAGGCCAAGCTGGAGGAGGTTGCCGCCAAGTACAACCTGCAGGTGCGCGGAACCCGCGGTGAGCACACCGAGGCCGAGGGCGGTGTCTACGACATCTCCAACAAGCGTCGCATGGGTCTGACCGAATTCGAAGCCGTCAAGGAGATGTACGATGGCATCACCGAGCTGATTAAGCTCGAGAAGAGCCTGTAA
- the LOC108029789 gene encoding arginine kinase isoform X2, whose protein sequence is MGLCASKDKKEKVIEGDVANGEPNGTATAAGAGGDGKQDTMVDAAVLAKLEEGYAKLAASDSKSLLKKYLTKEVFDNLKNKVTPTFKSTLLDVIQSGLENHDSGVGIYAPDAEAYTVFADLFDPIIEDYHGGFKKTDKHPASNFGDVATFGNVDPTNEYVISTRVRCGRSMQGYPFNPCLTEAQYKEMEGKVSSTLSGLEGELKGKFYPLTGMEKAVQQQLIDDHFLFKEGDRFLQAANACRFWPSGRGIYHNDAKTFLVWCNEEDHLRIISMQQGGDLGQIYKRLVTAVNEIEKRVPFSHDDRLGFLTFCPTNLGTTIRASVHIKVPKLASNKAKLEEVAAKYNLQVRGTRGEHTEAEGGVYDISNKRRMGLTEFEAVKEMYDGITELIKLEKSL, encoded by the exons ATGGGTCTCTGCGCCTCCAAGGACAAGAAGGAGAAGGTGATCGAGGGCGACGTGGCCAACGGGGAACCCAATGGCACCGCCACGGCAGCCGGAGCTGGAGGAGATGG CAAACAAGACACCATGGTTGATGCCGCTGTTCTCGCTAAACTGGAGGAGGGTTACGCCAAGCTGGCTGCCTCCGACTCCAAGTCGCTGTTGAAGAAGTACCTGACCAAGGAGGTCTTCGACAACCTGAAGAACAAGGTCACGCCCACCTTCAAGTCGACCCTGCTGGATGTGATCCAGTCCGGCCTGGAGAACCACGACTCCGGCGTGGGCATCTACGCCCCCGATGCCGAGGCTTACACAGTGTTCGCCGACCTGTTCGACCCCATCATCGAGGACTACCATGGTGGCTTCAAGAAGACCGACAAGCACCCGGCCTCCAACTTCGGCGATGTGGCCACCTTCGGCAACGTTGACCCCACCAACGAGTACGTGATCTCCACTCGCGTGCGTTGCGGTCGCTCCATGCAGGGCTACCCCTTCAACCCCTGCCTGACCGAGGCCCAGTACAAGGAGATGGAGGGCAAGGTCAGCAGCACCCTGTCCGGTCTGGAGGGCGAGCTGAAGGGCAAGTTCTACCCCCTGACTGGCATGGAGAAGGccgtgcagcagcagctgatcGACGATCACTTCCTGTTCAAGGAGGGCGACCGTTTCCTGCAGGCCGCCAACGCCTGCCGCTTCTGGCCCAGCGGCCGTGGCATCTACCACAACGATGCCAAGACCTTCCTGGTCTGGTGCAACGAGGAGGACCATCTCCGCATCATCTCCATGCAGCAGGGCGGTGATCTGGGCCAGATCTACAAGCGTCTGGTGACCGCCGTCAACGAGATCGAGAAGCGTGTGCCCTTCAGCCACGACGACCGTCTCGGCTTCCTGACCTTCTGCCCCACCAACCTGGGTACCACCATCCGTGCCTCCGTGCACATCAAGGTGCCCAAGCTGGCCTCCAACAAGGCCAAGCTGGAGGAGGTTGCCGCCAAGTACAACCTGCAGGTGCGCGGAACCCGCGGTGAGCACACCGAGGCCGAGGGCGGTGTCTACGACATCTCCAACAAGCGTCGCATGGGTCTGACCGAATTCGAAGCCGTCAAGGAGATGTACGATGGCATCACCGAGCTGATTAAGCTCGAGAAGAGCCTGTAA